Proteins encoded in a region of the Psychromicrobium lacuslunae genome:
- a CDS encoding DUF349 domain-containing protein, translated as MTERQQSDETVSSTPSSSEDTLSVVAAADPTPSTADGDGVDASGAEAAEKETAPSDAAANSVAASETATEEVADEVTDEVTEQAAASESLVSSEPSKASNSATPKPTPAPTAVPSPAAFAARPKPPTDATKLPAAPVAAPASLAVSAEAARFGRAEEDGHVFLILDGEEVPVGQYPGASKDEALGYFVRKFEDLLAQVVLLEQRVEAKAPSTDMHKTVSHLRSQLAERNAVGDVRSTEARLDALESSIKALQQAERAQHEAVRSAELASREGIVAEAEAIAAQDPATVQWKTGSTRMNELFDAWKLAQKDGVRLGKATEDALWKRFRAARTVFDRHRRAFFSQLDSANALAKSAKETLIQEAEALSDSTDWGATAGEYRRLMDRWKAAPRASKKEDDALWTRFRAAQEKFFEARQRANAAIDEEYAGNLVVKEALIAEAKALLPITDLNAAKKALQSIRDRWEDAGKVPRADMQRVEAGLRSVEDAVRKADEEHWKRTDPEAKARTNSALSQLEAAISDLQQELAKAQAKGDAKKIKDAEEALAARQAWLEQIRKSADELS; from the coding sequence GTGACCGAACGTCAACAATCCGACGAAACAGTAAGCTCCACTCCAAGCTCTAGCGAAGACACGCTCAGCGTTGTTGCAGCTGCTGACCCCACGCCCAGCACTGCTGACGGCGACGGAGTTGATGCCAGCGGAGCTGAGGCTGCGGAGAAAGAGACTGCGCCTAGCGATGCGGCGGCCAATTCTGTGGCAGCCAGCGAGACAGCGACTGAAGAAGTGGCCGATGAAGTGACTGATGAAGTGACTGAGCAGGCGGCTGCGAGCGAGTCATTAGTTTCGTCAGAGCCGAGCAAGGCCTCCAATTCGGCCACGCCGAAGCCCACTCCGGCGCCGACAGCAGTGCCGTCGCCCGCTGCTTTCGCTGCGCGCCCCAAGCCACCGACTGACGCCACAAAGCTCCCCGCAGCACCGGTTGCTGCTCCAGCAAGCCTTGCAGTGAGCGCCGAAGCGGCTCGTTTTGGCCGAGCTGAGGAAGACGGTCATGTCTTCCTCATCCTCGATGGTGAAGAAGTTCCGGTTGGGCAATACCCCGGGGCGAGCAAGGACGAGGCGCTGGGCTATTTTGTTCGCAAGTTTGAGGATTTGCTGGCTCAGGTCGTCTTGCTCGAACAGCGCGTCGAGGCTAAGGCCCCGAGCACCGATATGCATAAAACTGTCAGCCATTTGCGCAGCCAATTAGCTGAGCGAAATGCTGTTGGCGATGTGCGCTCCACCGAAGCTCGCCTGGATGCCCTAGAGAGCAGCATCAAAGCACTGCAACAGGCGGAACGTGCGCAACACGAGGCCGTCCGTTCGGCTGAGTTAGCCTCCCGTGAGGGGATCGTTGCCGAAGCGGAAGCAATCGCTGCCCAGGACCCTGCCACGGTGCAATGGAAAACCGGCAGCACCCGAATGAACGAATTGTTCGACGCTTGGAAGCTGGCACAAAAAGACGGCGTGCGTTTGGGTAAAGCCACCGAGGACGCCCTCTGGAAGCGTTTCCGCGCCGCCCGGACGGTTTTCGACCGACACCGTCGCGCTTTCTTCTCCCAGCTGGACAGCGCCAATGCACTGGCCAAATCAGCTAAGGAAACTCTTATTCAGGAAGCCGAGGCTCTCTCCGACTCAACCGACTGGGGCGCCACCGCCGGTGAATACCGGCGGCTAATGGATCGGTGGAAAGCCGCTCCGCGGGCCAGCAAGAAGGAAGACGACGCGCTCTGGACTCGTTTCCGTGCCGCCCAAGAGAAATTCTTTGAGGCTCGGCAACGCGCCAATGCAGCAATCGATGAAGAATACGCCGGGAACTTGGTGGTCAAAGAGGCCCTTATCGCCGAAGCGAAGGCGCTCTTGCCGATTACTGATTTGAATGCGGCAAAGAAGGCCTTGCAGTCGATCCGCGACCGCTGGGAGGACGCCGGCAAGGTGCCCCGAGCCGATATGCAACGGGTGGAAGCTGGCCTGCGTTCGGTCGAGGACGCGGTGCGCAAAGCGGATGAAGAGCACTGGAAACGCACCGATCCGGAGGCTAAGGCTCGCACCAATAGCGCGCTGAGCCAGCTTGAAGCAGCCATTTCGGATTTGCAGCAAGAGCTCGCTAAAGCTCAGGCCAAGGGCGATGCCAAGAAGATCAAGGACGCTGAAGAAGCGCTGGCCGCTCGGCAGGCCTGGCTCGAGCAGATCCGCAAATCGGCTGATGAGCTGAGCTAG
- a CDS encoding RelA/SpoT family protein — protein sequence MGAPGRRERTRSRLARLTGRGSTNHSPILEPLLRVVRANNPREDFELIQRAYAVAERSHDGQKRKSGDPYITHPVAVATILAELGMTGTTLAAALLHDTVEDTPYTLDQLRAEFGPEVAMLVDGVTKLDKVTFGEAAQSETVRKMVVAMAKDIRVLVIKLADRLHNARTWRYVSPESSARKARETLEIFAPLAHRLGMNTIKWELEDLSFAALYPKVYEEIVRMVEDRTPEREKSLAAVRSQITEDLRVAKIRATITGRPKHYYSIYQKMIVRDKDFDDINDLIAVRILVDSVRDCYAALGAMHARWSPLPGRFKDYIAMPKFNMYQSLHTTVIGPGGKPVEIQIRTHEMHQRAEYGVAAHWKYKSQAGGKMAAPEGRDSDLGWLRTLVDWQQETKDPGEFLDSLRFEINAREVFVFTPKGDVMALPAGSTPVDFAYAVHTEVGHRTIGARVNGKLVPLNSELNHGDWVEVFTSKAEGAGPSQDWQNFVKSPRARNKIRQWFSKERREEAIDKGKELLTRAMRKQNLPLQRLMTHEALLGVAEELRYPDISTLYAAVGDSHVSAASVVEKLVDSLGGHQVAEEEIESNSIPTTQSPRPRSSDSGVMVRGVGDVLVKLARCCTPVPPDSIIGFVTRGSGVSVHRSDCRNVVELRDQPDRIVEVEWAPTQSSVFLVEIQVEALDRKSLLSDVTRVLSENHVNILSATVQTSSDRLAISRFAFEMGDPKYLNHILSAVRRIDGVFDVYRTTGSQRRPQ from the coding sequence GTGGGCGCTCCCGGTCGACGAGAGCGCACCCGGTCCCGGCTTGCTCGGCTGACTGGCCGGGGCAGCACCAATCATTCGCCGATTCTGGAACCTTTGCTCAGGGTGGTGCGAGCCAATAACCCACGCGAAGATTTCGAGCTGATCCAGCGGGCCTATGCGGTTGCGGAGCGCAGTCATGACGGCCAGAAACGCAAGAGCGGCGATCCCTACATCACCCATCCGGTCGCGGTGGCCACCATCCTGGCCGAGCTGGGGATGACCGGTACCACGCTGGCTGCGGCTCTGCTGCACGATACGGTCGAGGACACCCCTTACACTCTCGATCAATTGCGGGCGGAATTCGGCCCCGAAGTGGCGATGCTGGTCGACGGTGTTACCAAACTGGACAAGGTGACCTTCGGTGAGGCAGCTCAGTCCGAGACGGTGCGCAAAATGGTGGTCGCGATGGCCAAGGACATTCGCGTCCTGGTGATTAAACTGGCCGATCGCCTGCACAACGCCAGAACCTGGCGCTATGTTTCACCCGAGTCCTCCGCACGCAAAGCACGTGAGACCCTTGAGATCTTCGCCCCGTTGGCGCACCGACTTGGTATGAACACGATTAAGTGGGAGTTGGAAGACCTCTCCTTCGCCGCGCTCTATCCGAAGGTTTACGAGGAAATTGTGCGGATGGTCGAGGACCGCACTCCGGAGCGGGAAAAGAGTCTGGCGGCGGTGCGTTCTCAGATCACTGAGGATCTGCGGGTGGCCAAGATCAGGGCGACCATCACCGGTAGGCCCAAGCACTACTATTCGATCTATCAGAAAATGATCGTGCGGGACAAAGATTTCGACGATATCAATGATCTGATTGCGGTGCGGATTCTCGTGGACTCGGTTCGCGACTGTTACGCCGCACTGGGAGCCATGCATGCCCGCTGGTCCCCGCTGCCGGGTCGGTTTAAAGATTACATTGCGATGCCCAAGTTCAATATGTATCAGTCGCTACACACCACGGTGATTGGCCCGGGCGGCAAACCGGTAGAGATCCAGATCAGAACCCACGAAATGCATCAGCGTGCCGAGTACGGCGTTGCCGCCCACTGGAAGTACAAGAGCCAGGCCGGCGGCAAGATGGCGGCGCCGGAAGGCCGGGATAGCGACCTTGGCTGGCTGCGCACTTTGGTGGATTGGCAGCAGGAAACTAAGGACCCCGGCGAGTTCCTAGATTCGCTACGCTTCGAAATCAATGCTCGCGAGGTTTTTGTTTTCACCCCGAAGGGTGATGTGATGGCCTTGCCTGCCGGCTCAACACCGGTCGACTTCGCCTATGCGGTACACACCGAGGTGGGGCACCGCACCATCGGTGCCAGGGTCAACGGCAAACTGGTGCCGCTGAACAGCGAACTGAACCACGGTGACTGGGTTGAGGTTTTCACCTCGAAAGCGGAAGGCGCTGGCCCGAGCCAGGACTGGCAGAACTTCGTCAAGAGCCCACGGGCCAGGAATAAGATCAGGCAGTGGTTCAGCAAGGAACGTCGCGAAGAAGCGATCGATAAGGGCAAAGAGCTGCTCACCAGGGCAATGCGTAAGCAAAATCTGCCCCTGCAGCGGCTAATGACGCACGAGGCGCTGCTCGGAGTTGCCGAAGAACTACGTTATCCAGACATCTCCACGCTCTATGCTGCGGTGGGCGACAGCCATGTCTCGGCTGCCTCAGTGGTGGAAAAGCTCGTCGACTCGCTCGGTGGACATCAGGTCGCCGAGGAAGAGATCGAAAGCAACAGCATCCCCACTACGCAGAGCCCTCGGCCGCGGAGCTCGGATTCCGGCGTGATGGTACGCGGCGTGGGTGATGTGCTGGTGAAGTTGGCGCGATGTTGTACCCCAGTACCACCGGATTCGATCATCGGCTTTGTCACGCGCGGCTCGGGGGTTTCCGTGCATCGTAGCGACTGCCGCAATGTGGTGGAATTGCGTGACCAGCCGGATCGAATTGTCGAAGTGGAATGGGCGCCGACCCAATCAAGCGTGTTCCTGGTGGAGATCCAAGTAGAGGCCTTGGACCGGAAGAGCCTACTCTCCGATGTCACTCGGGTGCTTTCGGAGAACCACGTGAACATCCTCTCTGCAACCGTGCAAACCTCGAGCGACCGGCTGGCGATCTCTCGCTTTGCCTTTGAAATGGGCGACCCCAAGTACCTCAATCACATTCTGAGCGCTGTACGGCGCATTGACGGGGTCTTTGACGTGTACCGGACGACGGGGAGTCAGCGTCGACCCCAGTGA
- a CDS encoding APC family permease, which translates to MTSPRQPKLSRRLGLVDATTIGMASMLGAGVFVAFAPAAQAAGDWLLLALLLAGVVAYCNASASAQLAAIYPESGGSYIYGRERLGRWAGFVAGWSFISGKIASCAAMAMTFGLYLFPDQARALAVAAVVVLTGANLLGVKKTAWLARGLLLLTLGVLSVVVVSCFATPPLPTTLLPAWGSFGGVFQAAAYLFFAFAGYARIATMGEEVRSPRRTIPLAILIALALTMGIYLALAFGLLRFLGPAGLAVADTPLLAVGQENHFAWLVGLGAVAASLGALLALIAGVGRTTLAMARHQDLPTPLAKVSRRFRSPYLAELAVAVVVIALILSSDILTVVGYSSFGVLIYYAITNLSALSLDRRPWYAPRWLNLLGFAGCALLAFTLPGAAILWMVSIIAIGCVARGLVLLRRQKRQPPGSD; encoded by the coding sequence ATGACGAGTCCGCGCCAGCCTAAGCTGTCACGACGACTTGGCTTGGTTGATGCGACCACTATCGGGATGGCCTCGATGCTCGGTGCCGGGGTGTTCGTGGCCTTCGCTCCGGCGGCTCAGGCAGCTGGTGACTGGCTCTTATTGGCGCTACTGCTCGCCGGGGTGGTGGCCTACTGTAATGCCAGCGCTTCGGCACAGCTGGCCGCGATTTATCCGGAAAGCGGTGGCAGCTATATCTATGGACGCGAACGACTCGGTCGCTGGGCGGGGTTTGTGGCCGGCTGGTCTTTTATTTCCGGGAAAATTGCCTCCTGCGCCGCAATGGCAATGACTTTCGGTCTCTATCTTTTCCCGGATCAGGCCCGGGCGCTCGCGGTGGCTGCAGTGGTAGTGCTGACCGGAGCGAATCTGCTCGGGGTCAAGAAAACCGCTTGGCTCGCCCGCGGGCTATTGCTTCTCACCCTCGGGGTGCTCAGCGTGGTGGTCGTTTCTTGCTTTGCGACGCCACCGCTGCCGACCACTTTGCTGCCAGCCTGGGGATCGTTCGGCGGGGTTTTTCAGGCCGCTGCCTATTTGTTCTTCGCCTTTGCTGGCTACGCCAGAATCGCCACCATGGGCGAGGAGGTCCGCTCCCCCCGTCGAACCATTCCATTGGCCATCCTGATCGCCCTCGCGCTCACCATGGGCATCTACCTCGCCTTGGCGTTTGGCCTGCTCAGATTCCTCGGCCCGGCTGGCCTAGCCGTTGCCGACACTCCGCTGCTAGCGGTTGGCCAGGAAAATCATTTCGCCTGGTTAGTCGGTCTGGGAGCGGTAGCGGCAAGCTTGGGAGCGCTGCTCGCCCTCATCGCGGGCGTCGGGCGTACCACACTGGCCATGGCACGCCATCAAGACCTACCCACCCCACTCGCCAAGGTCAGTCGACGATTCCGTTCACCCTATTTGGCCGAACTCGCTGTCGCTGTGGTGGTGATTGCGCTCATCCTGAGCAGCGATATCCTCACCGTGGTTGGCTACTCGAGTTTTGGGGTACTGATCTATTACGCGATCACCAACCTCAGCGCGCTCAGCCTCGATCGACGTCCCTGGTACGCACCACGCTGGCTGAATTTGCTCGGCTTCGCTGGCTGCGCTCTGCTGGCTTTCACGCTGCCCGGAGCAGCCATCCTCTGGATGGTAAGCATTATCGCCATTGGCTGCGTAGCCCGCGGACTCGTGCTGCTACGAAGGCAAAAGAGACAGCCGCCTGGGAGCGACTGA
- the secF gene encoding protein translocase subunit SecF: MAKFTNFATFGNELYTGKRSYDFVGRRRIWFIIAAILVVGSILVPVIKGGFNLGIDFRGGSEFTVSRVQNTSTVVGEQAVAGATGGKVAKVAKLGDSSMQIQTDTLSDDETIKVKEALVKAYGVKEDQVASNFVGPTWGADVTNQALIGLIVFVVLATILMALYFRTWKMSLAAIVGMIFAQVTTAGIYAVTDVEVTPSAIIGFLTILSYSLYDIVVVFDKIRENTADIKTSTRRTFASEVNLAVNQTLVRSINTAMVAILPVASILFIGSFLLGAGTLRDLSLSLFIGIIVGTLTTIFIAAPIYALFRQNEPELVKQAERVKARIAGQAQAAESEVAEVKA; this comes from the coding sequence ATGGCCAAGTTCACTAACTTCGCAACCTTCGGTAACGAGCTGTATACCGGAAAACGTTCGTATGACTTTGTTGGCCGCCGCCGCATCTGGTTCATCATTGCCGCCATCCTGGTGGTCGGCTCCATTCTGGTGCCGGTGATCAAGGGTGGTTTTAACCTCGGCATTGACTTCCGTGGTGGTAGCGAGTTCACCGTCTCACGTGTGCAGAACACCAGCACAGTGGTGGGCGAGCAGGCTGTGGCCGGTGCCACCGGCGGCAAAGTCGCTAAGGTCGCCAAGCTCGGCGATAGCAGCATGCAGATTCAGACTGACACGCTGAGCGATGACGAGACCATTAAGGTCAAAGAAGCCTTGGTGAAGGCATATGGCGTCAAAGAGGATCAGGTCGCTTCGAACTTCGTCGGGCCAACCTGGGGTGCTGATGTCACCAATCAGGCGCTTATTGGCTTGATTGTCTTCGTGGTGCTGGCGACTATTTTGATGGCGCTTTACTTCCGCACCTGGAAGATGTCGCTCGCGGCGATTGTCGGAATGATTTTCGCGCAGGTCACCACGGCTGGTATCTACGCCGTCACCGATGTAGAAGTAACGCCATCGGCGATCATTGGCTTCCTGACCATCCTGAGCTACTCGCTCTACGACATTGTGGTGGTCTTCGATAAGATCCGTGAAAATACTGCGGACATCAAGACCTCGACCCGTCGTACCTTCGCTTCGGAGGTGAACTTGGCGGTGAACCAGACCCTGGTACGTTCTATTAACACCGCGATGGTCGCCATCTTGCCGGTGGCATCGATCCTGTTTATCGGTAGCTTCCTGCTGGGCGCTGGTACGCTGCGCGATCTCTCGCTCTCGCTGTTCATCGGCATTATCGTCGGTACCTTGACTACGATCTTCATCGCGGCTCCGATCTACGCTCTGTTCCGGCAAAATGAGCCGGAGCTGGTGAAGCAGGCCGAACGGGTCAAGGCGAGGATCGCCGGCCAAGCACAGGCTGCTGAGAGCGAAGTAGCTGAAGTCAAAGCCTAG
- a CDS encoding peptidylprolyl isomerase, with product MAASKNEARETKKRIAQMAAKRELREEQSKRRRRDNIVGAVAVVLVIGLAVLLQLTVFNSNPTAEQVAQAKAGLSSSASPSASPTPTVSLPAVPNPSTAAGKTFTGTLSLNGKPLGVSIDGTKAPQGAAVFKTLADDKFYTDKTCHRLTTGSFAVLQCGSVDGTSAGSTPNFTWGPVENAPKNNVYPAGTLAVARQSNNGKSMGTQFFIVYKDTTIPADTAGGYTVVGKITSGLDVVTELAKAGTADGSSDGTPKTPIKIDSFTLK from the coding sequence TTGGCGGCGAGCAAGAATGAGGCGCGGGAAACCAAAAAGCGGATAGCGCAAATGGCCGCCAAGCGTGAATTGCGGGAAGAGCAAAGCAAACGCCGGCGCCGCGACAATATTGTCGGGGCCGTCGCCGTCGTGCTGGTGATCGGACTCGCGGTATTACTGCAATTGACGGTTTTCAATTCGAATCCCACAGCCGAACAAGTAGCACAAGCGAAGGCTGGTTTAAGCAGCTCGGCCTCGCCTTCCGCCTCGCCGACCCCAACGGTTTCGCTGCCTGCCGTGCCCAACCCCTCGACCGCCGCTGGAAAGACCTTCACCGGTACGCTCAGTCTCAACGGCAAGCCGCTCGGCGTCAGTATTGATGGCACTAAAGCGCCACAAGGTGCCGCTGTTTTCAAGACTCTGGCGGATGACAAGTTCTACACCGACAAGACCTGTCACCGGCTGACCACCGGCAGCTTCGCGGTGCTGCAATGTGGTTCGGTGGACGGCACCAGCGCGGGCAGCACGCCGAATTTCACCTGGGGACCGGTGGAGAATGCGCCCAAGAACAATGTCTATCCGGCTGGCACCCTCGCGGTGGCCCGGCAGAGCAATAATGGCAAGAGCATGGGCACCCAGTTCTTCATCGTCTATAAGGACACCACCATTCCCGCCGACACCGCTGGTGGCTACACCGTGGTCGGCAAGATTACCAGCGGTCTGGACGTTGTCACCGAATTGGCCAAGGCGGGCACCGCCGATGGATCGAGTGACGGAACCCCGAAGACGCCAATCAAGATAGACTCGTTTACGCTCAAGTGA
- the secD gene encoding protein translocase subunit SecD — MARKGPASEGRRVILWLGALTVALVLLLGGGAMFGGASWAPKLALDLEGGTQMILAPKVEGNGSINDEQLQQAVSIIRQRVDGSGVAESQISTQSGNNVVVSMPGTPTQEQRDLIKASAAMSFRPVITSAQGVATPKEQLTPDAKIPKPTAAPTNGSDPNWVTPDVFKLFESYSCVAPVSPAIENADPKKATVACEPGTGMKYILGPVEVVGKDISGASYGLQQGAQGATTNKWAVNLEFNAEGTKAFREVTTRLNGYYVASQQDPRSQFAIVLDGQVISAPTSQAVITDGRSQITGSFTEDSAKALADKLKFGALPISFSIQSEQQVSATLGTQQLEMGLWAGAIGLLLVVIYSLFQYRVLGLVTVASLVVAGILTYLAIALLGWGMGYRLSLAGVAGLIVAIGQTADSFIVYFERIRDELREGRSLNAAVANGWQRARRTVLASKAVNLLAAVVLYFVAVGNVQGFAFTLGLTAIADLIVVFMFTHPMLQMLSSRKFFSEGHRFSGLSPDRLGAVPLYRGAGRLRSPADRPVAKAAKTKNAAAAGEAERRQTIAERKLAERLAANGKASTTEDDAAKVASAAKSAGAAKDND, encoded by the coding sequence ATGGCGCGAAAAGGCCCCGCATCGGAAGGTCGCAGAGTCATTCTGTGGCTCGGTGCTCTCACTGTGGCACTGGTGCTGCTGCTAGGCGGCGGTGCAATGTTTGGTGGTGCCAGCTGGGCGCCGAAACTTGCCCTCGACTTGGAGGGTGGAACTCAGATGATCCTTGCCCCCAAGGTTGAGGGCAATGGCAGCATCAACGATGAGCAGCTGCAACAAGCGGTTTCGATTATTCGTCAGCGCGTCGATGGCTCCGGTGTCGCGGAATCCCAGATCAGCACGCAGAGTGGCAACAATGTGGTTGTCAGCATGCCGGGCACGCCGACCCAGGAGCAGCGTGATCTGATCAAGGCCTCCGCAGCAATGAGCTTCCGTCCGGTGATCACCTCGGCGCAGGGTGTGGCGACTCCCAAGGAACAGCTCACCCCGGATGCCAAAATCCCCAAACCGACCGCGGCGCCGACCAATGGCAGCGATCCTAACTGGGTGACCCCGGACGTTTTCAAGTTATTTGAAAGCTATTCCTGCGTTGCTCCGGTGTCACCGGCCATTGAAAACGCTGATCCGAAAAAAGCCACGGTGGCCTGTGAACCCGGCACCGGAATGAAGTACATTCTCGGTCCGGTTGAGGTTGTTGGCAAGGATATCTCTGGTGCGAGTTACGGCTTACAGCAGGGTGCCCAGGGCGCAACTACCAATAAGTGGGCGGTCAACCTGGAGTTCAACGCCGAAGGCACTAAAGCCTTCCGCGAGGTGACCACCCGGTTGAATGGCTACTACGTTGCCAGCCAGCAAGACCCGCGGAGTCAATTCGCCATCGTGCTGGACGGTCAGGTCATCTCAGCTCCTACTTCGCAGGCGGTGATCACCGACGGCAGGTCACAGATCACCGGCAGCTTCACCGAGGACAGCGCTAAGGCACTCGCCGATAAATTGAAGTTCGGCGCGCTGCCGATCAGCTTCTCCATCCAGAGCGAACAACAAGTGTCAGCGACTTTGGGCACTCAGCAGCTTGAAATGGGTCTCTGGGCGGGTGCTATCGGTCTGCTCTTGGTGGTGATTTACTCCCTGTTCCAGTACCGAGTGCTGGGCTTGGTCACCGTCGCCTCGCTGGTGGTCGCGGGCATTTTGACCTATCTGGCGATTGCGCTGCTGGGCTGGGGCATGGGCTATCGGCTCTCGCTGGCCGGTGTGGCCGGTTTGATTGTGGCTATTGGTCAAACCGCCGACTCGTTTATCGTCTACTTCGAAAGAATCAGGGACGAATTGCGCGAAGGCCGCAGCCTCAATGCCGCTGTCGCTAATGGCTGGCAGCGCGCCCGACGGACCGTGCTGGCTTCCAAAGCGGTCAACTTGCTCGCCGCCGTGGTGCTGTATTTCGTTGCGGTGGGTAACGTGCAAGGCTTCGCCTTCACCCTCGGTTTGACCGCGATCGCTGACCTCATTGTGGTCTTCATGTTCACTCATCCGATGCTGCAGATGCTTTCTAGCAGGAAGTTCTTCAGCGAAGGTCACCGCTTCTCCGGACTGTCACCAGACCGGCTCGGTGCAGTACCGCTCTACCGAGGTGCTGGGCGTCTGCGTAGCCCAGCTGATCGCCCGGTCGCTAAGGCGGCGAAAACGAAGAACGCCGCGGCAGCGGGGGAGGCTGAACGGCGGCAGACAATTGCTGAACGCAAACTGGCCGAGAGGCTGGCAGCGAACGGCAAAGCTTCTACCACCGAAGATGACGCCGCAAAAGTCGCTAGTGCAGCAAAATCAGCTGGAGCAGCAAAGGACAACGACTAA
- the hisS gene encoding histidine--tRNA ligase, whose amino-acid sequence MARNASLSGFPELLPQERIVEQHVIDSLRTTFELHGFGSIETRAVETIEQLLRKGEIDKEVYAVSRLQAEEGAGDASLALHFDLTVPFSRYVVENAGYLTFPFKRYQIQKAWRGERPQEGRAREFTQADFDVVGDGALPFLHDVEIVLLAVDALSALPIPEFKIRVNNRKLAEGFYRGLGLEDTAGVLRNIDKLEKIGAEAVARLLREELAASELQAQAALELAQIRSADLSFVDQVSALAERHNVQNELFDEGLAELSSVLRAAITRAPGTVIADLSIARGLDYYTGTVIETVLVGHEALGSICSGGRYDALARKGNRVFPGVGLSIGVSRLVARMLSQNLATASRAVPTVVYVALNADQDWAAAQDVAAVLRSRGIATEVAVSAEKFGKQIKFADRRGIPFVWFLGEDGNSQVKDIRSGEQLAADPHSWQPAEAELRAQVTRNSPAS is encoded by the coding sequence ATGGCCCGAAATGCCTCACTATCCGGTTTCCCTGAGTTACTTCCGCAGGAACGGATTGTTGAGCAGCATGTCATTGATTCGCTGCGCACTACTTTTGAACTTCACGGCTTCGGCTCCATTGAAACCCGGGCCGTGGAAACCATCGAGCAATTGCTCCGCAAAGGCGAGATCGACAAAGAGGTCTATGCGGTCAGCCGCCTGCAGGCCGAAGAGGGTGCTGGGGACGCTTCGCTGGCACTGCACTTCGACCTCACCGTGCCGTTCTCCCGCTACGTGGTAGAGAACGCTGGCTACCTGACCTTCCCGTTCAAGCGCTACCAGATTCAGAAGGCTTGGCGTGGCGAGCGACCGCAAGAAGGCCGGGCCCGGGAATTCACCCAAGCAGATTTCGATGTGGTCGGTGACGGCGCGCTACCCTTCCTCCACGACGTCGAGATCGTGCTGCTCGCGGTGGATGCGCTCTCGGCCCTGCCGATCCCTGAGTTCAAGATCCGAGTCAATAACCGGAAGCTGGCTGAAGGGTTCTACCGGGGCCTGGGGCTTGAAGACACCGCCGGAGTGCTGCGCAATATCGACAAACTGGAGAAGATCGGTGCCGAGGCAGTGGCACGACTGCTGCGCGAGGAACTGGCCGCCAGCGAACTACAAGCTCAGGCGGCTTTAGAACTCGCTCAGATCCGCAGCGCCGACCTGAGCTTCGTCGATCAGGTCAGCGCCCTAGCCGAGCGTCACAACGTGCAGAACGAGCTCTTTGATGAAGGCCTGGCGGAGCTTTCCAGTGTGCTGCGCGCGGCGATTACCCGTGCTCCGGGGACGGTTATTGCCGATCTGTCGATCGCCCGCGGCCTGGACTATTACACCGGAACAGTGATTGAAACAGTACTGGTTGGCCATGAGGCTCTTGGCTCGATCTGCTCCGGTGGACGCTATGATGCTTTGGCGCGAAAAGGTAACCGAGTTTTCCCCGGCGTCGGGCTGTCCATCGGGGTGAGTCGGCTGGTGGCCCGCATGCTCAGCCAGAACTTAGCGACCGCTTCTCGGGCAGTGCCGACAGTGGTTTATGTGGCGCTCAATGCCGATCAGGACTGGGCAGCTGCGCAGGACGTCGCCGCGGTGCTGCGCTCACGGGGCATTGCCACCGAGGTTGCGGTCTCGGCCGAGAAGTTCGGCAAGCAGATTAAGTTTGCTGACCGTCGCGGGATTCCCTTTGTCTGGTTCCTCGGCGAAGACGGCAATAGCCAGGTGAAGGATATCCGTAGCGGTGAGCAGCTAGCGGCCGACCCGCACAGTTGGCAGCCCGCCGAAGCTGAGCTACGCGCTCAAGTTACCCGTAACTCCCCGGCCAGCTAA